One segment of Brienomyrus brachyistius isolate T26 unplaced genomic scaffold, BBRACH_0.4 scaffold50, whole genome shotgun sequence DNA contains the following:
- the pan2 gene encoding PAN2-PAN3 deadenylation complex catalytic subunit PAN2 isoform X2: protein MMNFEGLDPGMGDFSSALHSTLEPGLEAPLDPRLDPALLQGVELDPDGLAVPVTESVHLMEGMFSELHNVLTEVGIPVTTVHFDLQEELLWMGNHRGHASSFFGSTMGRYSSFQVHATDDIRNIQSLETGVLFLSKSHLKCLTRGGLIMFDYPMEEAADMHSLLLMDNNTLLMGGLQNYVCEVDLNTVQETQRFTVEVPGVAIMRQSNRSFFCGHTSGKVTLRDLRTFKLEQEFDAFSGSLSDFDVHGNLLVACGFSSRGLNGLACDRFLMVYDLRMMRAVTPLQVHVDPYFLRFVPTYTSRLAIISQTGQCQFCEPTGLANLADVFHVNTVGHLLMSFDVSSSKQALAFGDSGSGIHLWSDAPEVTFNSYSRDTDFALPCLVDSLPHLDWNQDLLPLSLIPMPLTSTEPLLSDWPAALATPSPRRAPAVDPEILRTMKTVGFIGYAPNPRTRLRNQVPYKTKEIELAYDSYSQVPESPIGRDEQPHLHMVPKKYRKVTIKYSKLGLEDFDFKHYNKTLFAGLEPHIPNAYCNCMIQVLYFLEPVRCLVQNHLCQKEFCLACELGFLFRMLDLSRGGPCQASNFLRAFRTIPEASALGLILSDSDEQTGKVRLGRLIQSWNRFILTQLHQETQEQEGPQAYRGLSGSAFGSSGESVIGRLFGCEVENSSLCRCGKETVRTSLTLLFTMHYPEQTLDKTIKECEFADVLKKSICLEQNTQAWCENCEKYQPTVQTRNIRCLPDVLVINCEVNGVKEAEFWKAQAEYAFSKAAKKEEVGPTAPKEPTPSEWCVEDEMYCPEGLTFGNSIEDLRHVWVPQSLKMCISKSQGLEITSWSETEELSPSEEAEGAVVYDLVVTVPHLLDARTGGNLVAHIKVGETYHQRKEGVTHQQWYLFNDFLIEPIEKVEATQFDIIWKVPAILYYAKRNYHTRYDLRIKNPIEASVLLAEASLARKQRKSHATFIPLMVSEMPQAGDLVGLDAEFVTLNQEEAELRSDGTKSTIKPSQMSVARITCVRGQGPNEGVPFIDDYISTQEQVVDYLTQYSGIKPGDLDAKISSKHLTTLKSTYLKLRFLIDTGVRFVGHGLQKDFRVINLLVLKDQVIDTVHLFHMPRKRMISLRFLAWYFLDLKIQSETHDSIEDARTALQLYRKYLDLSRGGGSDEVRNMLKGLYEKGRQLDWKVPDDDSGEAQGSPKM, encoded by the exons ATGATGAATTTTGAGGGGCTGGACCCAGGGATGGGTGACTTCTCCTCGGCGCTGCACAGCACTCTGGAGCCAGGGCTAGAGGCGCCACTGGACCCAAGGCTCGACCCGGCCCTCCTGCAAGGTGTCGAGCTGGACCCGGATGGGCTGGCTGTCCCCGTGACAGAGTCTGTGCACCTGATGGAGGGGATGTTCTCGGAGCTGCACAACGTGCTCACAGAGGTGGGCATCCCTGTGACGACGGTCCACTTCGACCTGCAGGAGGAGCTGCTGTGGATGGGCAACCACCGG GGTCATGCAAGCTCCTTCTTCGGCTCCACCATGGGCCGGTACTCATCCTTCCAAGTTCACGCAACCGACGACATCAGAAACATTCAGAGCCTGGAGACCGGTGTGCTCTTCCTCTCCAAGAGTCACCTCAAGTGCCTCACGCGTGGTGGTCTCATCATGTTCGACTACCC GATGGAAGAGGCAGCTGACATGCACAGTCTTCTTCTCATGGATAACAACACTCTTCTGATGGGGGGCCTGCAAAACTACGTCTGCGAAGTTGATCTAAATACTGTGCAGGAGACGCAGAGA TTCACAGTGGAGGTTCCCGGTGTGGCCATTATGCGACAGTCCAACCGCTCGTTCTTCTGTGGGCACACATCCGGAAAG GTGACCCTGCGAGATCTGCGCACCTTCAAGCTGGAGCAGGAGTTTGACGCCTTCTCCGGCAGCCTTTCCGACTTTGACGTGCACGGGAACCTGCTGGTGGCTTGCGGCTTCTCCAGCCGCGGGCTGAACGGGCTGGCATGCGACCGCTTCCTGATGGTGTACGACCTGCGCATGATGCGAGCCGTGACGCCGCTGCAGGTGCACGTGGACCCCTACTTTCTGCGCTTCGTGCCCACCTACACGTCACGCCTGGCCATCATCTCGCAGACGG GGCAGTGCCAGTTCTGCGAACCCACGGGCCTGGCTAACCTGGCTGATGTCTTCCACGTGAACACAGTGGGCCACCTGCTCATGAGCTTCGATGTGTCGTCCAGCAAGCAAGCGCTGGCTTTTGGGGACTCGGGTAGCGGCATCCACCTCTGGTCCGATGCGCCGGAGGTCACCTTCAACAGTTACTCTCGGGACACGGACTTTGCCCTGCCATGTCTAGTTGATTCCTTGCCTCATTTGGACTGGAATCAAGATCTACTGCCCCTTTCCCTCATCCCGATGCCTCTAACTAGCACAGAGCCGCTGCTTTCTGATTGGCCAGCAGCCCTGGCTACGCCGAGCCCGAG ACGAGCCCCTGCAGTTGACCCAGAGATTCTGCGCACAATGAAAACAGTGGGCTTTATTGGGTATGCCCCCAACCCTCGAACCCGGCTCCGTAATCAG GTTCCTTACAAGACCAAGGAGATCGAGCTGGCATACGACAGTTACAGCCAGGTGCCCGAGTCTCCCATTGGCCGCGATGAGCAACCTCACCTTCACATGGTGCCCAAGAAGTACAGGAAG GTGACCATCAAGTACTCGAAGCTGGGCCTGGAGGACTTTGACTTCAAGCACTATAACAAGACCCTGTTTGCCGGGCTGGAGCCACACATTCCCAACGCCTACTGCAACTGCATGATCCAG GTGTTGTATTTCCTGGAGCCGGTCCGCTGCCTTGTCCAGAACCACTTGTGTCAGAAGGAGTTTTGCTTAGCTTGCGAGCTGGGCTTCCTCTTTCGCATGCTCGACCTGTCCAGGGGAGGCCCCTGCCAG GCCAGTAACTTCCTTCGTGCTTTCCGGACCATTCCCGAGGCATCAGCGCTGGGATTAATCCTCTCAGATTCCGACGAGCAGACTGGGAAGGTGAGGCTGGGCCGGCTGATCCAGAGCTGGAACCGGTTCATCCTGACGCAGCTGCACCAGGAGACGCAGGAGCAGGAAGGTCCTCAGGCCTACAGAGGGCTGAGCGGCAG CGCCTTCGGGTCCTCGGGGGAATCTGTGATTGGCCGGCTGTTCGGCTGCGAGGTGGAGAACAGCAGCCTGTGCCGCTGCGGCAAGGAGACGGTGCGGACCTCCCTCACGCTGCTCTTCACCATGCACTACCCCGAGCAGACTCTGG acaagacgataaAGGAGTGCGAGTTTGCCGACGTACTGAAGAAGAGCATTTGCCTGGAGCAGAACACGCAGGCCTGGTGTGAGAACTGCGAGAAGTACCAGCCCACG GTGCAGACCCGGAACATCCGCTGCCTCCCAGACGTGCTGGTCATCAACTGCGAGGTGAACGGCGTCAAGGAGGCGGAGTTCTGGAAAGCCCAGGCTGAG TATGCTTTCAGCAAGGCGGCGAAAAAGGAGGAGGTTGGGCCTACAGCACCAAAGGAGCCCACTCCCAGCGAGTGGTGTGTGGA GGATGAGATGTACTGTCCAGAAGGACTGACCTTTGGGAACAGCATCGAGGACCTGAGGCACGTGTGGGTCCCGCAGAGCCTGAAGATGTGTATCAGCAAGAGCCAGGGACTGGAGATTACCAGCTGGAGCGAGACGGAGGAG CTGAGTCCCTCAGAAGAGGcagagggtgctgttgtctatgATCTGGTAGTTACTGTCCCACACCTGCTGGATGCCCGCACGGGTGGTAATCTAGTGGCACACATCAAAGTGGGAGAGACCTACCACCAGAGGAAAGAG GGAGTTACACACCAGCAGTGGTACCTCTTCAATGACTTCTTGATTGAACCCATTGAAAAG GTAGAAGCGACTCAATTTGACATCATCTGGAAGGTGCCAGCCATATTATATTACGCCAAGAGGAACTACCACACCAGATATGACCTTCGCA TTAAGAACCCGATTGAGGCTAGCGTGCTGCTAGCTGAGGCTTCACTGGCACGCAAACAGAGGAAGAGCCACGCGACCTTCATCCCCCTGATGGTCAGCGAGATGCCGCAGGCCGGCGACCTGGTGGGATTAGATGCCGAATTCGTCACTCTGAATCAG GAAGAAGCAGAGCTGCGTAGCGATGGCACCAAGTCCACCATAAAGCCCAGCCAGATGTCAGTGGCTCGCATCACTTGCGTGCGTGGGCAGGGCCCCAATGAGGGGGTGCCCTTCATCGACGACTACATCTCCACACAGGAGCAG GTGGTGGATTACCTCACACAGTACTCGGGCATCAAGCCGGGGGACTTGGACGCCAAGATTTCCTCAAAGCACTTGACGACGCTCAAGTCCACATACCTGAAGCTGCGCTTCCTCATTGACACTGGGGTTCGATTTGTGGGCCACGGGCTGCAGAAGGACTTTCGGGTCATTAACCTGCTG GTGCTGAAGGACCAGGTTATCGACACGGTGCATTTGTTCCACATGCCCCGGAAGAGGATGATCTCCCTTCGTTTCCTAGCCTGGTATTTTCTCG ACCTGAAGATCCAGAGTGAGACCCACGACAGCATCGAGGACGCGCGCACTGCGCTGCAGCTGTACAGGAAGTACCTGGATTTGAGCCGTGGGGGTGGAAGCGATGAGGTGCGCAACATGCTGAAGGGCCTGTACGAAAAGGGACGCCAGCTGGACTGGAAGGTTCCGGATGATGACAGCGGGGAAGCCCAGGGGAGCCCCAAAA TGTGA
- the pan2 gene encoding PAN2-PAN3 deadenylation complex catalytic subunit PAN2 isoform X1, whose amino-acid sequence MMNFEGLDPGMGDFSSALHSTLEPGLEAPLDPRLDPALLQGVELDPDGLAVPVTESVHLMEGMFSELHNVLTEVGIPVTTVHFDLQEELLWMGNHRGHASSFFGSTMGRYSSFQVHATDDIRNIQSLETGVLFLSKSHLKCLTRGGLIMFDYPMEEAADMHSLLLMDNNTLLMGGLQNYVCEVDLNTVQETQRFTVEVPGVAIMRQSNRSFFCGHTSGKVTLRDLRTFKLEQEFDAFSGSLSDFDVHGNLLVACGFSSRGLNGLACDRFLMVYDLRMMRAVTPLQVHVDPYFLRFVPTYTSRLAIISQTGQCQFCEPTGLANLADVFHVNTVGHLLMSFDVSSSKQALAFGDSGSGIHLWSDAPEVTFNSYSRDTDFALPCLVDSLPHLDWNQDLLPLSLIPMPLTSTEPLLSDWPAALATPSPRRAPAVDPEILRTMKTVGFIGYAPNPRTRLRNQVPYKTKEIELAYDSYSQVPESPIGRDEQPHLHMVPKKYRKVTIKYSKLGLEDFDFKHYNKTLFAGLEPHIPNAYCNCMIQVLYFLEPVRCLVQNHLCQKEFCLACELGFLFRMLDLSRGGPCQASNFLRAFRTIPEASALGLILSDSDEQTGKVRLGRLIQSWNRFILTQLHQETQEQEGPQAYRGLSGSAFGSSGESVIGRLFGCEVENSSLCRCGKETVRTSLTLLFTMHYPEQTLDKTIKECEFADVLKKSICLEQNTQAWCENCEKYQPTVQTRNIRCLPDVLVINCEVNGVKEAEFWKAQAEYAFSKAAKKEEVGPTAPKEPTPSEWCVEDEMYCPEGLTFGNSIEDLRHVWVPQSLKMCISKSQGLEITSWSETEELSPSEEAEGAVVYDLVVTVPHLLDARTGGNLVAHIKVGETYHQRKEGVTHQQWYLFNDFLIEPIEKVEATQFDIIWKVPAILYYAKRNYHTRYDLRIKNPIEASVLLAEASLARKQRKSHATFIPLMVSEMPQAGDLVGLDAEFVTLNQEEAELRSDGTKSTIKPSQMSVARITCVRGQGPNEGVPFIDDYISTQEQVVDYLTQYSGIKPGDLDAKISSKHLTTLKSTYLKLRFLIDTGVRFVGHGLQKDFRVINLLVLKDQVIDTVHLFHMPRKRMISLRFLAWYFLDLKIQSETHDSIEDARTALQLYRKYLDLSRGGGSDEVRNMLKGLYEKGRQLDWKVPDDDSGEAQGSPKNNDVFPSVMGL is encoded by the exons ATGATGAATTTTGAGGGGCTGGACCCAGGGATGGGTGACTTCTCCTCGGCGCTGCACAGCACTCTGGAGCCAGGGCTAGAGGCGCCACTGGACCCAAGGCTCGACCCGGCCCTCCTGCAAGGTGTCGAGCTGGACCCGGATGGGCTGGCTGTCCCCGTGACAGAGTCTGTGCACCTGATGGAGGGGATGTTCTCGGAGCTGCACAACGTGCTCACAGAGGTGGGCATCCCTGTGACGACGGTCCACTTCGACCTGCAGGAGGAGCTGCTGTGGATGGGCAACCACCGG GGTCATGCAAGCTCCTTCTTCGGCTCCACCATGGGCCGGTACTCATCCTTCCAAGTTCACGCAACCGACGACATCAGAAACATTCAGAGCCTGGAGACCGGTGTGCTCTTCCTCTCCAAGAGTCACCTCAAGTGCCTCACGCGTGGTGGTCTCATCATGTTCGACTACCC GATGGAAGAGGCAGCTGACATGCACAGTCTTCTTCTCATGGATAACAACACTCTTCTGATGGGGGGCCTGCAAAACTACGTCTGCGAAGTTGATCTAAATACTGTGCAGGAGACGCAGAGA TTCACAGTGGAGGTTCCCGGTGTGGCCATTATGCGACAGTCCAACCGCTCGTTCTTCTGTGGGCACACATCCGGAAAG GTGACCCTGCGAGATCTGCGCACCTTCAAGCTGGAGCAGGAGTTTGACGCCTTCTCCGGCAGCCTTTCCGACTTTGACGTGCACGGGAACCTGCTGGTGGCTTGCGGCTTCTCCAGCCGCGGGCTGAACGGGCTGGCATGCGACCGCTTCCTGATGGTGTACGACCTGCGCATGATGCGAGCCGTGACGCCGCTGCAGGTGCACGTGGACCCCTACTTTCTGCGCTTCGTGCCCACCTACACGTCACGCCTGGCCATCATCTCGCAGACGG GGCAGTGCCAGTTCTGCGAACCCACGGGCCTGGCTAACCTGGCTGATGTCTTCCACGTGAACACAGTGGGCCACCTGCTCATGAGCTTCGATGTGTCGTCCAGCAAGCAAGCGCTGGCTTTTGGGGACTCGGGTAGCGGCATCCACCTCTGGTCCGATGCGCCGGAGGTCACCTTCAACAGTTACTCTCGGGACACGGACTTTGCCCTGCCATGTCTAGTTGATTCCTTGCCTCATTTGGACTGGAATCAAGATCTACTGCCCCTTTCCCTCATCCCGATGCCTCTAACTAGCACAGAGCCGCTGCTTTCTGATTGGCCAGCAGCCCTGGCTACGCCGAGCCCGAG ACGAGCCCCTGCAGTTGACCCAGAGATTCTGCGCACAATGAAAACAGTGGGCTTTATTGGGTATGCCCCCAACCCTCGAACCCGGCTCCGTAATCAG GTTCCTTACAAGACCAAGGAGATCGAGCTGGCATACGACAGTTACAGCCAGGTGCCCGAGTCTCCCATTGGCCGCGATGAGCAACCTCACCTTCACATGGTGCCCAAGAAGTACAGGAAG GTGACCATCAAGTACTCGAAGCTGGGCCTGGAGGACTTTGACTTCAAGCACTATAACAAGACCCTGTTTGCCGGGCTGGAGCCACACATTCCCAACGCCTACTGCAACTGCATGATCCAG GTGTTGTATTTCCTGGAGCCGGTCCGCTGCCTTGTCCAGAACCACTTGTGTCAGAAGGAGTTTTGCTTAGCTTGCGAGCTGGGCTTCCTCTTTCGCATGCTCGACCTGTCCAGGGGAGGCCCCTGCCAG GCCAGTAACTTCCTTCGTGCTTTCCGGACCATTCCCGAGGCATCAGCGCTGGGATTAATCCTCTCAGATTCCGACGAGCAGACTGGGAAGGTGAGGCTGGGCCGGCTGATCCAGAGCTGGAACCGGTTCATCCTGACGCAGCTGCACCAGGAGACGCAGGAGCAGGAAGGTCCTCAGGCCTACAGAGGGCTGAGCGGCAG CGCCTTCGGGTCCTCGGGGGAATCTGTGATTGGCCGGCTGTTCGGCTGCGAGGTGGAGAACAGCAGCCTGTGCCGCTGCGGCAAGGAGACGGTGCGGACCTCCCTCACGCTGCTCTTCACCATGCACTACCCCGAGCAGACTCTGG acaagacgataaAGGAGTGCGAGTTTGCCGACGTACTGAAGAAGAGCATTTGCCTGGAGCAGAACACGCAGGCCTGGTGTGAGAACTGCGAGAAGTACCAGCCCACG GTGCAGACCCGGAACATCCGCTGCCTCCCAGACGTGCTGGTCATCAACTGCGAGGTGAACGGCGTCAAGGAGGCGGAGTTCTGGAAAGCCCAGGCTGAG TATGCTTTCAGCAAGGCGGCGAAAAAGGAGGAGGTTGGGCCTACAGCACCAAAGGAGCCCACTCCCAGCGAGTGGTGTGTGGA GGATGAGATGTACTGTCCAGAAGGACTGACCTTTGGGAACAGCATCGAGGACCTGAGGCACGTGTGGGTCCCGCAGAGCCTGAAGATGTGTATCAGCAAGAGCCAGGGACTGGAGATTACCAGCTGGAGCGAGACGGAGGAG CTGAGTCCCTCAGAAGAGGcagagggtgctgttgtctatgATCTGGTAGTTACTGTCCCACACCTGCTGGATGCCCGCACGGGTGGTAATCTAGTGGCACACATCAAAGTGGGAGAGACCTACCACCAGAGGAAAGAG GGAGTTACACACCAGCAGTGGTACCTCTTCAATGACTTCTTGATTGAACCCATTGAAAAG GTAGAAGCGACTCAATTTGACATCATCTGGAAGGTGCCAGCCATATTATATTACGCCAAGAGGAACTACCACACCAGATATGACCTTCGCA TTAAGAACCCGATTGAGGCTAGCGTGCTGCTAGCTGAGGCTTCACTGGCACGCAAACAGAGGAAGAGCCACGCGACCTTCATCCCCCTGATGGTCAGCGAGATGCCGCAGGCCGGCGACCTGGTGGGATTAGATGCCGAATTCGTCACTCTGAATCAG GAAGAAGCAGAGCTGCGTAGCGATGGCACCAAGTCCACCATAAAGCCCAGCCAGATGTCAGTGGCTCGCATCACTTGCGTGCGTGGGCAGGGCCCCAATGAGGGGGTGCCCTTCATCGACGACTACATCTCCACACAGGAGCAG GTGGTGGATTACCTCACACAGTACTCGGGCATCAAGCCGGGGGACTTGGACGCCAAGATTTCCTCAAAGCACTTGACGACGCTCAAGTCCACATACCTGAAGCTGCGCTTCCTCATTGACACTGGGGTTCGATTTGTGGGCCACGGGCTGCAGAAGGACTTTCGGGTCATTAACCTGCTG GTGCTGAAGGACCAGGTTATCGACACGGTGCATTTGTTCCACATGCCCCGGAAGAGGATGATCTCCCTTCGTTTCCTAGCCTGGTATTTTCTCG ACCTGAAGATCCAGAGTGAGACCCACGACAGCATCGAGGACGCGCGCACTGCGCTGCAGCTGTACAGGAAGTACCTGGATTTGAGCCGTGGGGGTGGAAGCGATGAGGTGCGCAACATGCTGAAGGGCCTGTACGAAAAGGGACGCCAGCTGGACTGGAAGGTTCCGGATGATGACAGCGGGGAAGCCCAGGGGAGCCCCAAAA ATAATGATGTATTTCCTTCTGTGATGGGACTGTGA